A section of the Hyalangium minutum genome encodes:
- a CDS encoding DNA alkylation repair protein, with translation MPKTMTLSQVMKQLEGQGDEKVRQRYVRDGAGDNVFGVLLGKIRGLAEALGTNHGLGLELWATGNHEARILACMLLDPAALTEKEARALLEPLSNQTLVDELVGRVLVHAPIAEALQVRWMDGSKELPRRAGWKLLAGRIARGLAKDLDVRATLARIEHELPPAPYRVKEGINFCLVWIGLHLPAYTQEAIAIGERLGRWDPRPIPKGCTSSYAPEWIAASLALRRGEKTEARKAMDAAAKAKATPARKKSAGKRPPAKKRAR, from the coding sequence ATGCCGAAAACGATGACGCTGTCCCAGGTGATGAAGCAGCTCGAGGGGCAGGGCGACGAGAAGGTGCGCCAGCGCTACGTGCGCGATGGCGCAGGGGACAACGTTTTCGGCGTGCTGCTCGGCAAGATCCGTGGCCTCGCAGAGGCGCTCGGGACGAACCACGGGCTCGGCCTGGAGCTGTGGGCGACGGGCAACCACGAGGCGCGCATCCTCGCGTGCATGCTGCTCGATCCCGCGGCGCTCACCGAGAAGGAGGCGCGCGCGCTCCTCGAGCCGCTCTCGAATCAGACCCTGGTCGACGAGCTCGTCGGACGCGTGCTCGTGCATGCGCCCATCGCCGAGGCGCTGCAGGTGCGGTGGATGGATGGCAGCAAGGAACTTCCCCGCCGCGCTGGGTGGAAGCTCCTCGCCGGGCGCATCGCGCGCGGGCTCGCGAAGGACCTCGATGTCCGCGCGACGCTCGCGCGCATCGAGCATGAGTTGCCACCCGCCCCGTACCGGGTGAAGGAGGGCATCAACTTCTGCCTCGTCTGGATCGGCCTCCACCTGCCCGCGTACACGCAGGAGGCCATTGCCATCGGCGAGCGCCTCGGACGGTGGGACCCGCGACCGATCCCGAAGGGCTGCACGTCGAGCTATGCGCCGGAGTGGATCGCGGCGTCACTCGCGCTGCGTCGAGGCGAGAAGACCGAGGCACGAAAGGCGATGGATGCGGCCGCAAAGGCGAAGGCCACTCCGGCCAGGAAGAAGAGCGCTGGGAAGAGGCCTCCTGCCAAGAAGAGGGCGCGCTGA
- a CDS encoding GFA family protein, whose protein sequence is MRRASCSCGQLRVVCTGEPVRVSICHCLECQRRTGSVFGTQARFRRQDVSAIEGRSTAFSRVGDSGNSATLHFCPVCGSTVYWEPSTLPDFISVAVGAFADPSFPSPTVSVYEARRHSWALPPMLELEHWD, encoded by the coding sequence TTGCGTCGAGCATCCTGTAGTTGTGGCCAGTTGCGGGTGGTGTGCACGGGCGAGCCCGTCCGGGTGTCGATATGCCACTGCCTGGAGTGTCAGCGAAGGACCGGGAGCGTCTTCGGGACGCAAGCCCGGTTCCGCCGACAGGACGTCTCTGCCATCGAAGGGCGCTCCACCGCGTTCTCGCGGGTGGGAGACAGCGGTAACTCCGCCACCCTCCACTTCTGTCCGGTGTGTGGCTCCACCGTGTACTGGGAGCCCAGCACCTTGCCGGACTTCATCTCCGTTGCCGTCGGTGCCTTCGCCGATCCCAGCTTTCCGTCACCCACGGTCTCTGTCTACGAGGCGAGGCGCCATTCCTGGGCGCTGCCGCCAATGCTTGAGCTCGAGCACTGGGACTGA